The Synergistota bacterium genome has a window encoding:
- a CDS encoding 30S ribosomal protein S20: MPNTRSAAKKLRVSERNRIYNRFWKSRVKTEIKKVLAAIEAKDLELAEKLFRQATSIIDKAVRKGVLHRNNGARKKSRLARKINQLKALLQAQNSPSS; this comes from the coding sequence TTGCCGAATACGCGGTCCGCTGCCAAAAAGCTTAGGGTCTCTGAGAGAAACAGAATTTATAACAGATTTTGGAAAAGCAGAGTGAAAACCGAAATAAAAAAGGTTCTTGCTGCTATTGAAGCTAAGGATCTTGAGCTCGCTGAAAAGCTCTTCAGGCAAGCCACATCTATAATAGACAAGGCAGTTAGGAAGGGCGTTCTCCATCGCAACAACGGCGCGAGAAAGAAATCTCGCCTTGCGCGGAAGATTAATCAGCTTAAAGCCCTCCTCCAGGCGCAGAATTCTCCCTCTTCTTAA
- the holA gene encoding DNA polymerase III subunit delta — MKLKPVFFLVCKDDALLERWIERNAKGLDEMSILRGEELSWKDLYEEGKSFSLFSPRRLIVVKNAGKIDNGGEDLFLNYLSAPNPGVFFLLSDESLPSGKVFDAIKARKLLAELRKPTGKGLIRWIEEEIRRWGKKASGDVIQLLAERFSSDLEVMDTEIEKLVLYVGEREEITVEDVHDVSSTFLEGSPFELLDSVLNGDGFKFIKALERAFILKEPPAKVISMLSKYIRLMLFLSLDPQLEGEILKEFHPFFGKRIKKGALSYAPRSLSLSYKRLATVDDLLKRGNRNPYSLILWAMTPLFKKRENSAPGGGL; from the coding sequence ATGAAGCTTAAACCGGTATTTTTCCTTGTTTGTAAAGATGATGCTCTACTTGAAAGATGGATAGAGAGAAACGCTAAGGGGCTCGATGAGATGTCCATTCTTAGGGGGGAAGAGCTCTCCTGGAAAGATCTTTATGAGGAGGGAAAGTCTTTTTCTCTTTTTTCTCCTCGCAGGCTCATAGTTGTTAAAAACGCTGGTAAGATAGATAATGGAGGTGAGGATCTTTTCCTGAATTATCTTTCTGCTCCTAATCCAGGAGTGTTTTTTCTCCTTTCTGATGAGAGCTTGCCATCGGGAAAGGTCTTCGATGCTATTAAGGCGCGAAAACTCTTAGCGGAGCTTAGGAAACCCACAGGTAAGGGATTAATACGCTGGATAGAAGAGGAAATCAGGCGCTGGGGGAAAAAAGCAAGTGGTGATGTTATCCAGCTTCTTGCGGAGAGGTTCTCCTCGGATCTTGAGGTTATGGATACGGAGATAGAGAAGCTTGTGCTTTATGTTGGGGAGAGAGAGGAGATAACCGTTGAGGACGTCCACGATGTTTCATCGACCTTTCTTGAAGGGTCGCCGTTTGAGCTTCTTGATTCGGTTCTGAATGGGGATGGCTTTAAGTTCATAAAAGCTTTGGAAAGAGCTTTTATTCTTAAGGAGCCACCTGCAAAGGTTATATCTATGTTGTCCAAATATATTAGACTAATGCTTTTTCTGTCCTTAGACCCCCAACTCGAGGGAGAGATTCTAAAAGAGTTCCATCCGTTTTTTGGAAAGAGAATAAAAAAGGGGGCGCTTTCTTACGCCCCTCGATCCCTTTCTTTGTCTTATAAGCGTCTTGCTACGGTGGATGATCTCTTAAAGAGAGGGAATAGGAATCCTTACTCTTTGATTCTCTGGGCTATGACTCCGCTCTTTAAGAAGAGGGAGAATTCTGCGCCTGGAGGAGGGCTTTAA